Proteins co-encoded in one Fusarium fujikuroi IMI 58289 draft genome, chromosome FFUJ_chr06 genomic window:
- a CDS encoding related to mitochondrial RNA splicing protein MRS2: MQSTLCLPVPSRNLLRFLRCQSKRAFSNANHGRTSMTTPVPCCRARTLDTLTTRKQFTTLGTVCQRTVTVPRPTLFQRDPTSRKLQDCHQPWTSQHCFSTSQGARKLFKGQDPNPESPPTWERFLKLAGRKDDKVLKPDDLPNHDEYSDGSSIFNNRRTLAAKAASEPRLRCTEVDEHGNVILVDGEFKKTELIAKFGLLPRDLRKIDSSNLPHILIRPSAILLNLLHLKVLIKHDRVLLFDIYGSKTSYPQSAFMYDLQGKLQQKNTQASGALPYEFRALEAVLTSVTSELEADFEAVREPVMHILSELEDDIDRSKLRMLLILSKRVSTFEQKAKLVRDAIEDLLEADDDLSAMYLTEKTHDLYRGEDDHTEVEMLLESYHKLTDEIVQEAGNLVSGIRNTEEIVRAILDANRNALMLLDLKFSVGTLGLAMGTFLAGLYGMNLENFIEETNWGFAGVTGVSVVFSLIVCWYGLTKLRRVQRIKMMDDERPRIPRGQAYFPDDRSALGLLDNRNREMLRRINMQKAVSQKKKWFA, encoded by the exons ATGCAGTCAACCCTGTGTCTTCCGGTTCCATCACGAAACCTCCTGCGATTCCTTCGGTGTCAGTCCAAGAGGGCTTTCTCGAACGCAAACCATGGCCGAACCTCGATGACCACACCAGTTCCATGTTGTCGCGCACGAACACTGGATACTCTTACGACGCGGAAACAATTCACAACTTTGGGAACAGTATGCCAGAGAACAGTCACCGTTCCCAGACCAACCCTCTTCCAAAGAGATCCCACCTCGCGGAAACTTCAAGATTGTCATCAGCCCTGGACATCCCAACACTGCTTCAGCACCAGTCAAGGTGCGCGCAAGTTGttcaaaggccaagaccCGAACCCAGAGAGCCCGCCAACATGGGAACGATTCCTCAAACTCGCAGGAAGGAAGGATGATAAAGTTTTAAAGCCAGACGATCTCCCAAACCATGACGAATATTCTGATGGCTCGTCAATCTTTAACAACCGGCGAACACTCGCGGCCAAAGCTGCATCTGAGCCTCGACTGCGATGCACGGAAGTCGACGAGCATGGAAACGTAATTCTGGTTGATGGAGAGTTCAAGAAGACCGAGCTTATTGCAAAG TTCGGCTTGTTGCCTCGAGATTTGCGCAAGATTGACTCATCAAACCTGCCTCATATCCTTATTCGCCCTTCGGCCATTTTGCTAAACCTACTCCATCTCAAGGTTCTGATCAAACATGACCGAGTGCTTCTATTCGATATTTACGGCTCAAAGACATCGTACCCCCAGTCGGCCTTCATGTACGACTTGCAGGGCAAACTACAACAGAAGAACACACAAGCATCAGGTGCTCTGCCATATGAGTTCCGGGCATTGGAAGCGGTGTTGACCTCAGTGACGTCTGAACTTGAAGCCGATTTCGAGGCCGTGCGGGAGCCGGTCATGCATATTCTTAGCGAGCTGGAGGATGATATTGATCGAAGCAAGCTCAGAATGCTCCTCATTCTATCCAAGCGAGTGAGCACGTTTGAGCAAAAAGCAAAGTTGGTCCGGGATGCCATTGAAGACCTCCTCGAAGCCGACGATGATCTCTCTGCCATGTACTTGACGGAGAAAACACATGATCTTTACAGGGGAGAGGACGACCACACGGAGGTTGAGATGCTTTTGGAGTCTTATCACAAGCTGACTGACGAAATCGTGCAAGAAGCCGGCAACCTTGTCTCGGGCATCCGAAACACGGAGGAAAT CGTTCGTGCAATTCTGGATGCCAATCGAAACGCTCTCATGCTGCTTGATCTCAAATTCAGCGTTGGGACGCTAGGCCTAGCCATGGGAACGTTCCTTGCTGGTCTCTACGGCATGAACTTGGAGAACTTCATCGAAGAGACAAACTGGGGTTTCGCTGGCGTCACTGGTGTCTCAGTCGTCTTCTCGCTTATCGTATGCTGGTATGGTCTAACGAAGCTGCGGCGCGTGCAGCGcatcaagatgatggatgacGAGCGACCGCGGATCCCCCGCGGGCAGGCCTATTTTCCCGATGATCGCTCGGCGCTGGGGCTCCTCGATAATAGGAACCGCGAAATGTTGCGGCGAATCAACATGCAGAAGGCCGTATCgcaaaagaagaagtggttTGCATGA
- a CDS encoding related to G1/S-specific cyclin pas1, translating into MMCDTNVSPAYNPSSHYAPYNTSIASSASTSTTSVWSDTTSQISDDSSLSAHSSDSDSCDSYFSRKAAVADCSLNLRRRVQKTQTEALPAELRQNPRRTSNARAACPPALVRQSDRKVNFVDSLVDSSTHIVEAIWPLSSVPCRNELGSKAILPLRTFIQETLRRSRTSYSTLQVALYYLILIKPHVPKHNFTMEQPEDRHADRALQCGRRMFLAALILASKYLQDRNYSARAWSKISGLHTQEINQNEIAFLHAVNWKMHIVDEVFQRWTDIVLKYTPPPSGPPSPGGVSQVVSPQVVDWKRIILGLNPELTNLATLIPATPAISRSSDLCALSPRSILNMPHQAQNSCGYESAEAAPTPKLYSAPMAVESAALGYTSSRAAPSLGMLPTPRLTPQSSGLCTPAASAASHMLNKSSAMGLAMAQANNVNTSQYLDRLPATMTSSPQAYCPTRRSSLATSLSTASSPESMISDSSRSSRSSSISSSSSLVSATLSSSRLGLPSRFRASKPCNERLSQKPTIPSVPEDYDVHCDSSSPESYNGPVGKLVDLSLESSLARRQQELDDMARDSDAARALQELHNYRAAETVTATAPRSGTKRTRTASMDNCLQENVREILGGRYSTQHSVWPDTLVRTRGITSESNLQIPVRPSLPGTGKRVCCSAEAAQGYEVSSVHPAIGLRGPGLLEGILN; encoded by the exons ATGATGTGCGACACAAATGTTTCGCCCGCTTATAACCCCTCCTCCCACTATGCACCCTACAACACCTCGATAGCTTCTTCCGCTTCGACTTCCACTACTTCTGTTTGGTCCGACACCACCTCTCAGATTTCCGACGACTCCTCTCTTTCCGCACACTCTTCCGACTCCGACTCTTGCGATTCCTATTTTTCGAGAAAGGCCGCCGTTGCTGATTGCAGTCTCAACTTGCGGCGTCGTGTTCAAAAGACACAGACGGAAGCACTACCCGCTGAATTACGCCAGAACCCACGAAGAACCTCAAATGCTCGCGCCGCGTGCCCTCCCGCTCTGGTCCGACAGTCTGACCGAAAAGTTAACTTTGTAGATAGCCTTGTCG ATTCGTCGACACATATCGTTGAAGCCATTTGGCCTCTCTCCTCTGTCCCCTGCCGAAATGAACTTGGAAGTAAGGCCATTCTTCCTCTGCGCACATTCATTCAAGAAACTTTGCGCCGGTCACGAACAAGCTATTCGACTCTGCAAGTCGCtctctattatttaattctcaTCAAGCCCCATGTGCCGAAGCACAACTTCACCATGGAACAACCTGAGGACCGACACGCCGATCGCGCCCTTCAGTGCGGTCGTCGTATGTTCCTCGCGGCTCTGATCCTTGCCTCAAAGTATCTTCAGGATAGAAACTATTCTGCCAGGGCCTGGAGCAAGATTTCGGGACTTCACACTCAAGAGATCAACCAGAACGAAATCGCTTTTCTCCACGCAGTCAATTGGAAGATGCATATCGTTGACGAGGTCTTCCAGCGATGGACCGACATAGTTCTCAAGTACACGCCTCCTCCGTCTGGCCCTCCTTCTCCCGGAGGTGTCTCCCAGGTTGTGTCCCCGCAGGTCGTGGATTGGAAGCGAATCATCTTGGGTCTGAATCCTGAGTTGACGAATCTGGCCACATTGATTCCTGCGACTCCTGCTATTTCTAGGTCAAGTGATCTTTGTGCTTTGTCTCCTCGCAGTATTCTCAATATGCCCCATCAAGCTCAGAATTCATGTGGCTATGAATCTGCGGAGGCCGCACCAACTCCCAAGCTCTACAGTGCTCCTATGGCTGTGGAATCAGCGGCTCTAGGATACACCTCTAGCCGCGCGGCCCCTAGTCTGGGTATGCTGCCAACTCCTCGACTCACCCCTCAGAGCAGTGGACTCTGCACTCCTGCAGCGAGTGCCGCCTCCCACATGCTTAATAAGTCTTCCGCGATGGGCTTGGCCATGGCTCAAGCCAACAATGTGAACACATCTCAGTACCTAGATCGTCTCCCTGCCACCATGACATCGTCCCCTCAAGCCTACTGCCCTACTCGTCGATCTTCCCTTGCTACTTCACTGTCAACAGCTTCCTCACCCGAATCGATGATTTCGGATTCGTCGCGTTCCTCGCGCTcttcttcaatctcatcttcttcatcgcttgTTAGCGCGACCCTCAGCTCTTCCAGGCTGGGTTTGCCGTCGCGATTCCGAGCGTCGAAGCCATGTAACGAGAGATTGAGCCAGAAGCCGACAATCCCTTCGGTTCCAGAGGATTATGATGTGCACTGCGATTCATCCTCCCCCGAGTCTTACAACGGCCCGGTTGGCAAGCTCGTGGATCTGTCTCTGGAATCTTCCTTGGCGAGACGACAGCAGGAACTTGACGATATGGCTCGCGATTCTGACGCCGCTCGTGCTCTACAGGAGCTTCATAATTATCGCGCGGCTGAGACTGTGACCGCAACAGCCCCTAGAAGTGGCACGAAGCGAACTAGAACCGCCTCTATGGACAACTGCCTTCAGGAGAACGTTCGCGAAATCCTTGGTGGTCGTTATTCTACCCAGCATTCTGTCTGGCCTGATACGTTGGTTCGCACTCGAGGCATTACCTCCGAGTCGAATCTCCAGATCCCCGTCCGTCCTAGCTTGCCTGGCACCGGCAAGCGAGTCTGCTGCTCTGCCGAAGCGGCTCAGGGCTACGAAGTTTCGTCTGTCCATCCTGCTATCGGCCTTCGGGGACCTGGTCTGTTGGAGGGTATTCTCAACTAA
- a CDS encoding probable ATP-dependent RNA helicase, with protein sequence MSHEEDLIDYSDEEIGGNETTATTSNGKKGELAAGNNVDKKGSYVGIHSTGFRDFLLKAELIRAIGDCGFEHPSEVQQTCIPQALLGGDIICQAKSGLGKTAVFVLATLQQVEPVNGEVSVVVMCHTRELAYQIRDEYNRFSKYMPDIKTGVFYGGTPIKTDIETLKNKDTCPHIIVGTPGRLKALVRDKALRLGSVRIFVLDECDKMLDQPDMRTDVQDVFRATPPQKQVMMFSATLSEEVKPICRKFMQNPTEHYVDEDTKLTLHGLQQFYIKLEEKEKNRKLNELLDELQFNQVIIFVRSTVRATELDKLLRECNFPSIAVHSGVSQEERIRRYKEFKEFKKRICVATDVFGRGIDIERINLAINYDLSNDASSYLHRVGRAGRFGTKGLAISFVSTDQDQEVLKEIEKRFEVALPEFPKEGVDASTYMAS encoded by the exons ATGTCTCACGAGGAAGATCTCATCGATTACTCCGATGAGGAGATCGGTGGCAACGAAACCACTGCGACCACCTCCAACGGCAAGAAGGGCGAGCTTGCTGCCGGCAACAATGTCGACAAGAAGGGCAGCTACGTCGGCATTCATTCCACCGGTTTCCGCGATTTCCTTTTGAAGGCTGAGTTGATTCGCGCCATCGGCGACTGCGGTTTCGAACATCCATCGGAGG TTCAACAAACCTGTATCCCCCAGGCACTCCTCGGTGGTGATATTATCTGCCAAGCCAAGTCTGGTCTAGGAAAGACTGCAGTCTTTGTTCTCGCTACCCTTCAGCAGGTCGAGCCTGTGAACGGAGAGGTCTCCGTCGTTGTTATGTGCCACACCCGAGAGCTGGCTTACCAGATCCGTGACGAGTACAACCGCTTCAGCAAGTACATGCCCGATATCAAGACCGGTGTGTTCTACGGTGGAACTCCCATCAAGACCGACATAGAGAcactcaagaacaaggacacTTGCCCTCACATCATCGTGGGTACTCCTGGACGTCTCAAGGCCCTCGTTCGTGACAAGGCCCTACGTCTAGGCAGTGTCCGCATTTTCGTGCTTGATGAGTGCGACAAGATGCTTGATCAGCCTG ATATGCGCACGGATGTGCAAGATGTTTTCCGCGCTACACCTCCTCAGAAGCAGGTTATGATGTTCTCGGCCACCTTGTCAGAGGAGGTGAAACCTATTTGCCGAAAGTTCATGCAGAACCCGACCGAGCACTACGTCGATGAGGACACTAAGCTCACTCTCCACGGTCTTCAGCAGTTCTACATCAAGCTggaagaaaaggagaagaatcgCAAGCTCAACGAGCTCTTGGATGAACTCCAGTTCAACCAGGTCATTATTTTCGTCCGTAGCACTGTTCGTGCCACtgagcttgacaagctccTCAGAGAGTGTAACTTTCCTTCCATTGCCGTCCACTCTGGCGTCAGTCAGGAAGAACG TATTCGTCGCTACAAGGAGTTcaaggagttcaagaagaGAATTTGCGTTGCTACTGACGTCTTTGGACGAGGTATCGATATTGAGCGAATCAACCTCGCCATCAACTACGACTTATCCAACGATGCCAGCTCCTACCTGCACCGTGTCGGTCGTGCAGGACGATTCGGTACCAAGGGATTGGCCATCTCGTTCGTCAGCAccgaccaagaccaagaagtgCTtaaggagattgagaagcggTTCGAAGTCGCCCTTCC TGAATTCCCCAAGGAGGGTGTCGATGCCAGCACTTATATGGCCTCTTAA
- a CDS encoding mug72-like protein: MASSELMSVCSVGGNPVSAFLSWRLQATNACDVTLVWKSGYEHVAQYGISFKSPIFGNERFKPRHVVRNPEDAASARDGPFDYVVLCVKALPDVYDLASVIDSVVTPQHTCIIVNTTHTLGVEAALEERFPTNVVLSLVSGAELTQLGQSEFEHKGPADIWIGPANNPNNIPQTIQEDMAQALAMTLSSGQVECKVSPNIRQQQYERVIGPIAFHPISVIFETPSHASLLEKVGVRDMVSEVIDELLRLADANGCKFDPNFKQKTIDEMSKASGESIMWQDYVARRPMEVETYLGSPVKLARDSNISLPRIETLYSILHNLNLVNRSRPKPGDPNANIIPPASPSAAPVPRMPSQNSHRPMMNGMPNGNGMPPRQPRPRNSSNFSQGGMRRGPPPMNGGPPNGYGRPPPMNGPGSRQASRRGSLEETNLEEFSHLVLYDDIPEGSEPSVSGDPADINLRERELALRQREMAIREQEIRMRRGPPPGPPGGPGPRRGPHPMRNSKQVFDEDDDDDDDYFDPTANPGPPLIDPDNFDMMSVTSRKNRKAPGPSPGQFRRNPDDMPPPTRGGRFRPNFGRNRSSQVGHSSMTSENILEDPPNSLTASRLDEMQYGPGPGGPPGMNGAYPRRASQSPGNPYTPSMRGGSRRGSPPGGYGPGPGMNGRPSPPDGVRQPVPRHPPGHGNSVAPQQVEQHIGVSALHQTKPRNVRSLTGSASASAGSGEFDSEQSANSSQGSLPPRPPIGVR; encoded by the exons atggccagcAGTGAGCTAATGTCCGTTTGTTCAGTGGGAGGCAATCCCGTCTCGGCGTTCCTATCATGGAGGCTCCAGGCCACCAACGCGTGTGATGTGACGCTCGTTTGGAAGTCTGGTTACGAGCATGTGGCACAGTACGGTATCTCGTTTAA ATCCCCAATATTTGGCAACGAGAGATTCAAGCCTAGACATG TTGTTCGAAATCCCGAGGACGCCGCGAGCGCTCGAGACGGCCCATTCGATTATGTTGTACTCTGCGTCAAGGCGTTACCCGATGTCTACGATCTCGCCTCAGTCATTGACTCCGTCGTGACCCCCCAGCATACatgcatcatcgtcaacacaACACATACTCTCGGAGTCGAAGCTGCTTTGGAGGAGCGATTTCCTACCAATGTGGTCCTATCACTTGTTTCAGGTGCTGAGCTCACACAACTCGGCCAGAGTGAATTTGAACATAAGGGCCCAGCAGATATCTGGATTGGTCCTGCTAATAACCCGAACAATATCCCACAAACCATCCAGGAAGACATGGCACAGGCCTTAGCCATGACACTGAGTTCTGGTCAAGTGGAATGCAAAGTCTCACCAAATATCCGCCAGCAACAATACGAGAGAGTGATAGG GCCTATTGCGTTCCATCCGATTAGCGTTATCTTCGAAACTCCCAGCCATGCCTCGCTCTTGGAAAAGGTTGGCGTTAGGGACATGGTATCGGAGGTCATTGACGAGCTGCTTCGTCTAGCTGATGCTAACGGATGCAAATTTGATCCCAATTTCAAGCAGAAGACGATCGATGAGATGTCCAAGGCTTCCGGAGAGAGCATAATGTGGCAGGATTACGTTGCTCGAAGACCTATGGAGGTTGAGACGTACCTTGGATCGCCTGTCAAACTGGCTAGAGACTCGAATATTTCCCTTCCTCGTATCGAGACACTTTACTCGATTCTTCATAACCTTAACCTGGTCAACCGCAGCAGACCCAAACCTGGCGACCCGAACGCGAATATCATACCACCCGCCTCGCCCTCCGCGGCACCTGTGCCTCGAATGCCTTCACAAAACAGCCATCGACCCATGATGAACGGTATGCCCAACGGAAATGGTATGCCCCCTCGCCAGCCCAGACCTCGGAACTCTTCCAACTTCAGCCAAGGCGGCATGCGCCGTGGACCGCCCCCGATGAACGGTGGACCACCCAATGGTTATGGTCGACCTCCTCCGATGAACGGTCCTGGATCTCGTCAAGCTTCAAGGAGAGGCTCGTTAGAGGAGACTAATCTGGAGGAATTCTCTCATCTCGTTCTTTATGATGATATTCCCGAAGGTTCCGAGCCATCCGTTAGTGGTGACCCTGCAGACATTAATCTAAGAGAACGAGAGTTGGCTTTACGGCAGCGTGAAATGGCAATTCGCGAGCAAGAAATCCGAATGCGTCGCGGACCGCCACCTGGCCCTCCCGGAGGCCCCGGACCTCGTCGTGGCCCTCATCCTATGCGCAACAGCAAGCAGGTGttcgacgaagacgatgatgacgatgacgattaCTTTGACCCTACTGCCAACCCTGGTCCTCCGCTGATCGATCCAGACAATTTCGATATGATGAGTGTTACATCAAGAAAGAACCGAAAGGCTCCAGGACCAAGCCCTGGCCAGTTTCGCCGTAACCCCGATGACATGCCGCCTCCTACACGAGGCGGCCGATTCAGGCCCAATTTCGGCCGCAATCGATCTTCCCAAGTCGGTCACAGCTCCATGACTTCTGAAAACATCCTGGAAGACCCCC CAAACTCACTAACAGCGTCAAGGCTTGACGAGATGCAGTACGGCCCAGGTCCCGGTGGACCCCCCGGGATGAATGGTGCCTATCCCCGGCGCGCCAGCCAGTCTCCCGGGAATCCTTATACTCCATCTATGCGAGGCGGTAGCCGACGGGGATCACCTCCGGGTGGTTACGGTCCAGGCCCAGGCATGAATGGCCGACCATCACCCCCAGATGGTGTTCGCCAACCTGTCCCTCGTCACCCACCTGGTCACGGTAACTCAGTAGCACCACAGCAAGTTGAACAACATATTGGGGTGAGCGCCCTCCACCAAACTAAGCCTAGGAATGTTCGCAGTCTGACGGGTAGTGCGAGCGCCAGCGCGGGCAGTGGTGAATTTGATTCCGAGCAGTCTGCAAACAGCAGTCAAGGCAGCTTGCCTCCACGACCACCAATCGGTGTGCGTTAG